The following are from one region of the Actinopolyspora halophila DSM 43834 genome:
- a CDS encoding CaiB/BaiF CoA transferase family protein — MSDAQQSSPWLEHDGALRGLRVLDLSRILSGPFATMTLADLGADVIKVENEHTGDDTRSWGPPYLGDTASYFLSVNRNKRGLAVDLKSEEGNAVVQRLARSADVIVENFRPGTAARLGLGYEQVSPDNPGIVYASISGYGQTGPYSQEPGYDAIAQAVSGMMSVTGQQHGPPARVGVSSADLTAGMWATIGILAALRERERTGSGQWVDVSLLDGQLSWLTYVAGGYFATGTVPDRHGSAHPTIVPYQAFPTAEGEIMVAAGNDTLWRTFAEAIGLGELGTDSRFATNPDRVRNRETLVSLIEDALARRSAREWATILAEAAVPAGPINTVDQALAHPQVAARGMISTTEHPSAGTVRTLASPIALSSSPTSVRSAPPQHGQHNADILAGLGFDAECLSAAARKEVQ; from the coding sequence ATGTCCGACGCACAGCAGAGCTCTCCGTGGCTCGAGCACGACGGGGCATTGCGAGGACTGCGTGTCCTCGACCTCTCGCGGATCCTGTCCGGGCCCTTCGCCACGATGACCCTGGCTGACCTCGGCGCGGATGTGATCAAGGTCGAAAACGAGCACACCGGCGACGACACGCGCTCGTGGGGGCCGCCCTACCTCGGCGACACCGCCTCCTACTTCCTGAGCGTCAACCGCAACAAACGTGGTCTCGCCGTGGACCTCAAGTCCGAGGAGGGCAACGCGGTCGTCCAGCGGTTGGCGCGGAGCGCCGACGTGATCGTGGAGAACTTCCGCCCCGGCACCGCAGCGCGTCTGGGGCTGGGCTACGAGCAGGTCTCGCCCGACAATCCCGGCATCGTCTACGCCTCGATCAGCGGCTACGGCCAGACCGGTCCGTACAGCCAGGAACCCGGTTACGACGCCATCGCCCAGGCCGTGTCCGGCATGATGAGCGTGACCGGTCAGCAGCACGGCCCCCCGGCACGTGTCGGGGTGTCCAGCGCCGACCTGACGGCGGGGATGTGGGCCACCATCGGGATACTCGCCGCGCTGCGTGAGCGCGAACGCACGGGTAGCGGTCAGTGGGTCGATGTTTCCCTGTTGGACGGACAGCTCTCCTGGTTGACCTACGTGGCGGGGGGCTACTTCGCCACCGGCACCGTGCCGGACCGCCACGGCTCGGCTCATCCCACGATCGTTCCTTATCAGGCCTTTCCCACCGCCGAGGGCGAGATCATGGTCGCGGCGGGCAACGACACGCTCTGGCGCACCTTCGCCGAGGCCATCGGTCTCGGTGAGTTGGGCACGGATTCCCGGTTCGCCACCAATCCCGATCGCGTCCGCAACCGGGAGACGCTGGTGTCGTTGATCGAGGACGCGCTGGCGCGGCGCTCCGCGCGAGAGTGGGCCACGATCCTGGCGGAGGCCGCCGTCCCCGCGGGCCCGATCAACACCGTCGACCAGGCCCTGGCCCATCCCCAGGTCGCCGCTCGCGGCATGATCAGCACCACCGAGCACCCCAGTGCCGGAACCGTGCGCACGCTCGCTTCGCCGATCGCGTTGTCGAGCAGTCCCACTTCGGTGCGTTCCGCCCCGCCCCAGCACGGTCAGCACAACGCCGACATCCTCGCCGGTCTCGGGTTCGACGCCGAGTGCCTCTCCGCGGCGGCACGGAAAGAGGTGCAGTGA
- a CDS encoding FadR/GntR family transcriptional regulator gives MYEQILAQLREYVSEAGLATGDRLPSERYLAEQLGVSRASIKQAIVVLEVQGLVEIRHGGGTFLRQDSLTMEPISTLVERRRRLPDVLDAREALETKVAELAALRRTAEDLTALDAALETMRTDIADGGLGEDGDRRFHAAVTTAAHSELLAEFMHEISEQVAESRHESLQQPDRPARSLAQHERIASAIREQDSQSAVTAMREHIATVSRVRLLSWNPEEQ, from the coding sequence TTGTACGAACAGATCCTGGCCCAGCTCCGCGAGTACGTCTCCGAAGCCGGCCTCGCCACCGGTGACCGCCTTCCCTCCGAGCGCTACCTGGCCGAGCAGCTCGGGGTGAGCCGCGCCTCGATCAAGCAAGCGATCGTGGTGCTCGAAGTGCAGGGGCTGGTCGAGATCCGCCACGGTGGCGGCACGTTCCTGCGCCAGGACAGCCTGACCATGGAGCCGATCTCGACCCTCGTGGAACGCAGGCGTCGACTGCCCGACGTTCTCGACGCCCGCGAAGCCCTGGAAACCAAAGTGGCCGAACTGGCCGCGCTCCGCCGGACCGCTGAGGACCTGACCGCCCTCGACGCGGCGCTGGAGACGATGCGCACCGACATCGCCGACGGTGGACTCGGTGAGGACGGGGACCGCCGGTTTCACGCCGCGGTGACCACGGCCGCCCACAGCGAGCTGCTCGCCGAGTTCATGCACGAGATCTCCGAACAGGTCGCCGAAAGCCGTCACGAGTCCTTGCAACAGCCCGACCGTCCCGCCCGCTCGCTGGCCCAGCACGAGCGCATCGCCTCGGCCATCCGGGAGCAGGACTCCCAGAGCGCGGTGACGGCCATGCGCGAGCACATCGCCACGGTCAGCCGCGTGCGGCTGCTGAGCTGGAACCCCGAGGAGCAGTGA
- a CDS encoding SLC13 family permease produces the protein MSPELISILALVVAFVVTTTLSVNMGMLMLAMAFLVGTAVAGLSTDQIFAGFPGDLFVVLVGVTYLFAIARANGTIDWIVRGALRLVGGRIALIPWIMFTIGAVLTAVGAVSPAACAIVAPIAMSMAARYRINPLLMGAMVVHGTQAGSFSPISIYGTIVNGVVARAGLPASPIVLFLGALAVNILIAGVVFVLFGGLRLARSDSATATTSAAEPAMSGVAAGARQPSSPSSTGGVELSSAHPGTDESALGGDTVQRLTGERVATLLGLVALVVATLGFEVNVGLAAVTVAVVLSVVSPRSARNAPSEVAWPTVLLISGVLTYVGVLKEMGTIDYAGAAVAGVGIPLVVALLLCYVGGVVSAFASSVGIMGALIPLAVPFLQQGQIGAIGMITALAVASTVVDVSPFSTNGAIVLANASGFDRDALFRKLLVYGGVVVVAAPILSWLLFVVLPSLG, from the coding sequence GTGTCACCGGAGTTGATATCCATCCTTGCCCTGGTCGTGGCGTTCGTGGTGACCACGACGTTGTCGGTCAACATGGGAATGTTGATGTTGGCGATGGCGTTCCTGGTGGGAACCGCGGTCGCTGGGCTGTCCACGGATCAGATCTTCGCCGGTTTTCCCGGTGACTTGTTCGTGGTGCTGGTGGGGGTGACCTACCTGTTCGCCATCGCCCGCGCCAACGGGACGATCGACTGGATCGTGCGGGGCGCGCTGCGCCTGGTCGGCGGGCGCATCGCGTTGATCCCGTGGATCATGTTCACCATCGGGGCCGTGCTGACCGCGGTCGGAGCCGTGAGCCCGGCTGCTTGCGCGATCGTCGCTCCGATCGCGATGAGCATGGCCGCCCGGTATCGGATCAACCCCCTGCTGATGGGGGCGATGGTGGTGCACGGCACCCAGGCGGGCAGCTTCTCGCCGATCAGCATTTACGGCACGATCGTCAATGGGGTGGTGGCCCGCGCGGGGTTGCCGGCGAGCCCGATCGTGCTGTTCCTGGGAGCGCTGGCGGTCAACATCCTGATCGCGGGGGTCGTGTTCGTGCTCTTCGGTGGGCTCCGCCTGGCGCGGTCCGACTCGGCGACAGCGACCACGAGCGCGGCCGAACCGGCCATGTCCGGTGTCGCGGCGGGGGCGCGGCAGCCGAGTTCACCTTCCTCGACCGGCGGTGTCGAGCTGTCGAGTGCGCACCCCGGAACGGACGAGTCCGCACTCGGGGGCGACACGGTACAACGGTTGACCGGGGAGCGCGTGGCGACCCTGCTCGGGCTGGTCGCCCTGGTGGTGGCCACGCTGGGGTTCGAGGTCAACGTGGGCTTGGCCGCGGTGACCGTCGCGGTGGTGCTGAGCGTGGTCTCCCCGCGGAGCGCTCGCAACGCGCCCTCCGAAGTGGCGTGGCCGACCGTGCTGCTGATCAGCGGGGTGCTGACCTACGTCGGTGTTCTCAAGGAGATGGGCACGATCGACTACGCTGGTGCCGCTGTGGCCGGTGTCGGCATTCCGCTGGTGGTCGCGTTGCTGCTCTGCTACGTCGGTGGTGTCGTGTCGGCCTTCGCGTCCTCGGTCGGCATCATGGGTGCGCTCATCCCGTTGGCGGTGCCGTTCCTGCAGCAGGGCCAGATCGGAGCCATCGGCATGATCACCGCGTTGGCCGTGGCTTCCACTGTGGTCGATGTGAGCCCGTTCTCGACCAACGGTGCGATCGTGCTGGCCAACGCCAGTGGTTTCGACCGGGACGCGTTGTTCCGCAAGTTGCTCGTGTACGGCGGTGTCGTCGTGGTCGCGGCGCCGATTCTGAGCTGGTTGCTTTTCGTCGTGCTGCCCAGTCTCGGATGA